From the genome of Pseudosulfitobacter sp. DSM 107133, one region includes:
- a CDS encoding ABC transporter substrate-binding protein has protein sequence MNRTLTAFGTAIALLSATAAWANDKVVMGTNWLAQGGHGGFYQALADGTYEKYGLDVEISPGGPQVNNRPMLSAGRLDFLMAGNLLLSFDNVRNGIPTTVVAAFYQKDPQALMTHKGQYADFAALSDAPTVLVSKDGQFSFWEWMVQAQGFKNEQLRPYGYNLAQFLADDKMVQQAYGTAEPIYAREQGADVDVFLLADNGWNTYAATLETRQELIDENPELVQRFVDATIEGWVNFLYGDHTPAYDAIMAANPEMTVEKLDKEVAQLKTLKIIDSGAALEQGIGAMSQERIEAFHDLAVSSGIIDADTVDLAKVATSRFVNHGHGLDLKARLTGQ, from the coding sequence ATGAACAGAACACTCACAGCATTCGGCACCGCGATCGCCCTGCTGTCCGCCACCGCCGCCTGGGCCAACGACAAGGTCGTCATGGGCACCAACTGGCTGGCCCAGGGCGGGCACGGCGGATTTTATCAGGCGCTGGCCGATGGCACCTATGAAAAATACGGGCTGGACGTTGAAATCAGCCCCGGCGGCCCGCAGGTCAACAACCGCCCGATGCTGTCGGCGGGGCGGCTGGACTTTTTGATGGCGGGCAACCTGTTGCTATCCTTTGACAACGTGCGCAACGGCATCCCCACCACCGTCGTCGCCGCCTTCTACCAAAAAGACCCGCAGGCCTTGATGACCCACAAGGGGCAATACGCCGACTTTGCCGCGCTGTCCGACGCGCCCACGGTGCTGGTGTCCAAGGATGGGCAATTCAGCTTTTGGGAATGGATGGTGCAGGCGCAAGGGTTCAAGAACGAACAACTGCGCCCCTACGGTTACAACCTCGCTCAGTTTCTGGCCGACGACAAAATGGTTCAGCAGGCCTATGGCACCGCCGAGCCGATCTATGCCCGCGAGCAAGGGGCCGATGTTGACGTGTTTCTGTTGGCCGACAACGGCTGGAACACCTATGCCGCCACGCTGGAAACCCGCCAGGAGTTGATCGACGAAAACCCCGAACTGGTGCAGCGGTTCGTTGATGCGACCATCGAGGGCTGGGTGAATTTCCTGTATGGCGACCACACGCCCGCATACGACGCGATCATGGCGGCCAACCCCGAGATGACGGTCGAAAAGCTGGACAAGGAAGTGGCCCAGCTCAAGACGCTTAAGATCATCGACAGCGGCGCCGCTCTGGAACAGGGAATTGGCGCAATGTCCCAGGAACGGATCGAAGCCTTTCACGATCTGGCTGTATCCAGCGGCATCATCGACGCCGACACAGTTGATCTGGCCAAGGTGGCAACCAGCCGGTTCGTCAACCACGGACACGGGCTGGACCTCAAGGCCAGGTTGACAGGTCAGTAA
- a CDS encoding FAD-binding oxidoreductase — protein sequence MSRTSDLTAFKAALDGIRFHDSQKHLKARSHDYFWYSPILNDQLKHKIGDVLVIPQSVDEVMQVASLIAKHKLPLTLRGGGTGNYGQCVPMEGGVIMDLTRLDKVLEITPGHVRVQAGARISRLDDAAHETGQELLMYPSTRQMATIGGFLAGGSGGIGSLRHGMLRDPGNVSYVKVVTVEEEPQVIELHGDEIQKVQHAFGTNGIMVELGLALTPRTDWIHTAALFDGYDHALNFATQAQKDGMDCYLLTAVERRFAPYYTKFGDLFPADRDAIFAMVAPDEMDRFTAQAEAQGGRVSFAMTKEQVRAEGLQPAYECGWNHTTLQALKVDPGWTYLQVAYPRPFDVDLVMRQMARHGDDMFWHHEMARQDGDIQIFALPLVRYRGKDEMYRLIAELEETDGCTIFDPHVVTIEDGGMKEIDTLQIDFKKRADPYGLMNPGKTRGWTKDMARRDDQHQHGETA from the coding sequence ATGTCCCGAACTTCCGATCTGACCGCATTCAAGGCCGCACTGGACGGCATTCGCTTTCACGACAGCCAAAAACATCTGAAAGCGCGCTCGCACGACTATTTCTGGTACAGCCCGATCCTGAACGATCAGCTCAAGCACAAGATCGGCGATGTGCTGGTGATCCCGCAATCGGTCGACGAGGTGATGCAGGTGGCATCGCTCATCGCGAAGCACAAACTGCCCCTGACCCTGCGCGGCGGCGGCACGGGCAACTATGGCCAGTGCGTGCCGATGGAAGGCGGGGTGATCATGGATCTGACCCGTCTGGACAAGGTTCTGGAGATCACGCCGGGCCACGTGCGCGTGCAGGCCGGTGCGCGGATTTCGCGGCTGGACGATGCGGCGCATGAAACGGGGCAAGAGCTGTTGATGTACCCGTCGACCCGTCAGATGGCGACGATTGGCGGGTTTCTGGCCGGTGGCTCGGGCGGCATCGGGTCGCTGCGTCACGGGATGCTGCGCGATCCCGGCAACGTCAGCTACGTCAAGGTGGTCACCGTCGAGGAGGAGCCGCAGGTGATCGAACTGCACGGCGACGAGATCCAGAAGGTGCAGCACGCCTTTGGCACCAACGGGATCATGGTGGAACTGGGTCTGGCCCTGACGCCCAGGACCGACTGGATTCACACCGCCGCGCTGTTCGACGGCTATGACCATGCCCTGAACTTTGCCACCCAGGCGCAAAAGGACGGGATGGACTGTTACCTGCTGACCGCGGTCGAGCGGCGCTTTGCCCCCTATTACACCAAGTTCGGTGACCTGTTCCCCGCCGACCGGGATGCGATCTTTGCGATGGTTGCACCCGACGAAATGGACCGTTTCACCGCGCAGGCCGAAGCGCAGGGCGGGCGCGTGTCCTTTGCCATGACCAAGGAACAGGTCCGCGCGGAAGGTCTGCAACCGGCTTACGAATGCGGCTGGAACCACACCACCTTGCAGGCGCTCAAGGTCGATCCGGGCTGGACGTACCTGCAAGTCGCCTATCCGCGCCCGTTCGATGTTGATCTGGTGATGCGCCAGATGGCGCGCCACGGCGACGATATGTTCTGGCACCACGAAATGGCGCGTCAGGACGGCGACATCCAGATCTTTGCCCTGCCGCTGGTGCGCTATCGCGGCAAGGACGAAATGTACCGCCTGATTGCCGAGCTGGAAGAAACAGACGGCTGCACGATCTTTGACCCCCATGTCGTCACCATCGAGGACGGCGGCATGAAGGAAATCGACACCTTGCAGATTGATTTCAAGAAACGGGCAGACCCTTACGGACTGATGAACCCCGGAAAAACACGCGGATGGACCAAGGATATGGCCCGCCGCGACGACCAACACCAACACGGAGAAACAGCATGA
- a CDS encoding amidohydrolase family protein — MTDSMHLKGITLAGHSGFWDLEQDAGRITALRPATTGGGGLVTPLLADIHTHLDKTMTAPRMPHRAQSLFDAIEMMGQDAARWTDDDLRRRASLGLAKAYHHGTALMRSHVDWSYADAPRGWHVLSELAQDWRGRVELQLSSLTRLDELAEIGPAIAPVLRREGGILGAFVYRNENLAAHIASLFDLAEAHDLHLDFHVDEGLDVEARGIDAIIDETAKRGMAGRVLCGHGCALSVRDVSEVKALLARAAEAGVGLTVLPGANSYLQDAGPGRTPRLRGIAPLQEADTAGVPVMLGSDNVRDGFFPYGDYDLIEVLRMGVLMGHLPPEDWLDAISARPAAWMGHDLTLRTGGPADFIHFDATDLNDVISRPAVVRRVWRDGAVLPPFQGDK; from the coding sequence ATGACGGACAGTATGCACCTAAAAGGGATCACTTTGGCCGGACACAGCGGCTTTTGGGATCTGGAACAGGACGCGGGGCGCATTACCGCGCTGCGCCCCGCGACGACGGGCGGCGGCGGTCTCGTGACGCCGTTGCTGGCCGACATTCACACCCATCTGGACAAGACGATGACCGCGCCGCGTATGCCGCATCGCGCGCAGTCGCTGTTCGATGCGATCGAGATGATGGGACAGGACGCCGCGCGCTGGACCGATGACGACCTGCGCCGCCGCGCGTCGCTGGGTCTGGCCAAGGCCTATCACCACGGCACCGCCCTGATGCGCAGCCATGTGGACTGGTCCTATGCCGACGCGCCGCGCGGTTGGCATGTGTTAAGCGAGCTGGCACAGGACTGGCGCGGGCGGGTTGAACTGCAACTGTCGTCGCTGACCCGTCTGGATGAACTGGCCGAGATCGGCCCTGCCATCGCGCCGGTGCTGCGCCGTGAGGGTGGTATTCTGGGCGCGTTCGTCTATCGCAACGAAAACCTTGCCGCGCACATCGCCTCCCTGTTCGATCTGGCCGAAGCGCACGACCTGCACCTTGATTTCCACGTCGACGAAGGACTGGACGTTGAAGCCCGCGGCATCGACGCGATCATTGACGAAACGGCCAAACGCGGCATGGCGGGCCGTGTGCTGTGCGGCCATGGCTGCGCGCTGTCGGTGCGCGACGTGTCCGAGGTCAAAGCCCTTCTTGCCCGCGCCGCCGAGGCCGGGGTCGGTCTGACCGTGCTGCCCGGTGCCAACAGCTATCTTCAGGATGCAGGCCCCGGCCGCACCCCCCGCCTGCGCGGCATTGCCCCCCTACAAGAGGCCGACACCGCCGGCGTTCCGGTCATGCTGGGGTCGGACAATGTGCGCGACGGGTTCTTTCCCTATGGCGACTATGACCTGATCGAGGTTCTGCGCATGGGCGTGCTGATGGGCCATTTGCCGCCCGAGGACTGGCTGGATGCCATCAGCGCACGGCCCGCCGCATGGATGGGCCATGACCTGACCCTGCGCACCGGTGGCCCTGCCGACTTTATCCACTTTGACGCGACCGACCTGAACGACGTGATCAGCCGCCCCGCCGTGGTGCGGCGTGTCTGGCGTGACGGCGCGGTTCTGCCCCCCTTTCAAGGAGACAAATGA
- a CDS encoding ABC transporter permease — protein MMSTLTTETPAAARLDPRIIRERRERRLQYILPLAAISIALGMWEFLVWYNEVPHYLIPAPSLIAKTLVTDWSSLMQSAMFTVKLTLMALALAIVGGVALGMLFALSRPIEMSLFPFAVILQVTPVVAIAPLILIYVSNTFAALLICAWIVAFFPILSNTAIGLRSADHNLRDLFRLYQATPWQRLRYLLIPSALPYFMAALKIAGGLALIGAVVAEFVAGTAGQNTGLASRILESSFRNEIPRMFAALFLVSVLGVGIFLITAWLSRAVLGHWHESEIKRER, from the coding sequence ATCATGTCGACCTTAACCACTGAGACCCCCGCCGCCGCACGGCTGGACCCGCGCATCATCCGCGAACGGCGCGAGCGCCGGTTGCAGTATATACTGCCGCTTGCCGCCATCTCCATTGCCCTCGGGATGTGGGAATTTCTGGTCTGGTACAACGAGGTGCCACACTACCTGATCCCCGCGCCCAGCCTGATCGCCAAGACGCTGGTCACCGATTGGTCCAGCCTGATGCAAAGCGCGATGTTCACCGTCAAGCTGACCCTGATGGCACTGGCACTGGCGATTGTCGGCGGCGTCGCTCTGGGCATGTTGTTTGCCCTGTCGCGTCCCATCGAGATGAGCCTGTTTCCCTTTGCCGTGATCCTACAGGTCACGCCGGTGGTCGCCATCGCGCCGCTGATCCTGATCTATGTCAGCAACACCTTTGCCGCGCTGCTGATCTGTGCTTGGATCGTGGCGTTTTTCCCGATCCTGTCGAACACGGCCATCGGGTTGCGCAGCGCCGACCATAACCTGCGTGATCTGTTCCGCCTGTATCAGGCGACCCCGTGGCAGCGTCTGCGCTATCTGCTCATCCCCTCTGCCCTGCCCTATTTCATGGCGGCGCTGAAAATCGCGGGCGGGCTGGCGCTGATTGGCGCGGTGGTGGCCGAGTTTGTGGCAGGCACTGCAGGACAGAACACTGGTCTTGCCTCGCGTATCCTCGAGTCCAGCTTTCGCAACGAAATCCCGCGCATGTTTGCAGCGTTGTTTCTGGTGTCGGTGCTGGGCGTCGGCATTTTCCTGATCACCGCATGGTTGTCGCGGGCCGTTCTGGGCCACTGGCACGAAAGCGAAATCAAGCGCGAGAGATAG